From the Streptococcus sp. 29887 genome, one window contains:
- a CDS encoding MucBP domain-containing protein codes for MEKKHRYGFRKHKAVKGLGVALLGTVGVLAGSSLISANETSISEAVQTNRTVDATISRVDYNDLTAEQKARIKSGKIDEQVSWINPDTGNFEWITGFVAVYKHSGSCQVVPVDPEPEQPLIPTSPSLVPNLPSPNTPTPSPQIPSVPITPQVEPQIPSVPNTPQVEPQIPSVPNTPQVEPQVPSVPNTPQVEPQVPSVPITPQVEPQVPSVPITPQVETQVPVPPKVTVTPKPQTPSTVAQTVSKITGIPAKSVQSILPKTGSVGSKTIAIAGLGLLTLGGYLLFKNRKTGKHVAIALLVAGGVGVSSPVLANSTTFLDLVENVTLQLNSRFTYKPATDTCWEYVGYYPEIASVPAETPTSPNTLTSADLKAESQENKGKVTVYYVDENGNTIADSKELVNSVVSTTYRTKVTINGVEKVIENTVPTEVDYDTTALKVDIILFNDETYEFVTVQGSETGKVVAGETEVTYVYRKVTQPVVTREELDPIQEIGKVTVHYVDEAGNKLADSKELVNAVLSTTFRTKVTTDGVEEIVENKVVSDATYNAVAVKAAVLEFNGETYEFVSVEGNETGKVVAGETNVTYVYRKVAQPVVTREELDPIQETGKVTVHYVDEAGNKLADSKELVNAIISTTFRTKVTTDGVEEIKENTVASDATYNAASVKATSLEYNGETYEYVAVQGTETGKVVAGETVVTYVYRKVSQPVVTRKELEPLLETGTVNVHFSDEEGKVLAPSKVLVNTIVSFTERTETITDGISNIEETKRETNASYDASNLRPDRIEFEGALYEYTSVNGAVSGKVLPGENHVTYIYRKVPNTTVVTTREIKGKVITRYIDEVTGQEILPETIVKEGVIALEKTTVTKDALGNTVDTQISSTPASFDYSTEADKIVKEVEIAKKRTVATHWINPDPENMQTGLVENNAAQGLLDSVTSRVRIYSPSNPGDPDNIAETLDHVRKEGFDESSQNIEEIGRGNNTTIYGTRDYTDYRYSYTRPSRAIVPEAEYEFSRVVGEEVGSSNQEVQTITYYYRPKVVEVKPIIQKIEPEVLPVESVKPANTVEESKREITGKVITRYVDESTGQEILTGSTVAEGVVAIETTTTTKDYKGNVIDTQVTTESTNLQYDTTADKVLNNARIATMRVAPLEALNTLTGLTSPIENGKATVAAETLDVYIPLTGSQLDGKFLSDRYASERGFDSSTAQLVESEAVTMDLSSTAQKALLIPNIVTQEGVVTPELEIANGQVYYVQHYVYTKPVDLEENPVPYEFTRVDTAETGTVAEGVTVVTYYYKRVSLSVAPRSNSINIYFSHTTVKA; via the coding sequence ATGGAAAAGAAACATAGGTACGGTTTTCGTAAACACAAGGCCGTCAAAGGTCTAGGTGTTGCTCTATTGGGTACAGTTGGTGTACTTGCTGGATCATCATTGATCTCTGCAAACGAAACCAGTATTTCTGAAGCGGTTCAAACCAATCGTACAGTAGATGCCACGATTAGCCGAGTGGATTACAATGATTTAACAGCAGAACAAAAAGCGCGAATTAAATCAGGAAAGATTGATGAACAAGTTTCTTGGATCAATCCTGATACAGGAAACTTTGAATGGATCACAGGTTTTGTTGCTGTATATAAACATTCTGGTAGTTGCCAAGTTGTTCCTGTAGATCCAGAGCCGGAACAACCGCTTATTCCAACTTCACCATCCTTAGTTCCTAATCTTCCTAGCCCTAATACTCCGACACCTAGTCCACAAATCCCAAGTGTTCCAATCACACCACAAGTTGAGCCACAAATCCCAAGTGTTCCAAATACACCACAAGTTGAGCCACAAATCCCAAGTGTTCCAAATACACCACAAGTTGAGCCACAAGTTCCGAGTGTTCCAAACACACCACAAGTTGAGCCACAAGTTCCGAGTGTTCCAATCACACCACAAGTTGAGCCACAAGTTCCGAGTGTTCCAATCACACCTCAAGTTGAAACCCAAGTTCCAGTTCCTCCAAAGGTAACGGTCACACCAAAACCTCAAACACCGTCAACTGTTGCGCAAACAGTATCGAAGATAACTGGAATTCCTGCAAAATCTGTTCAGTCTATTTTGCCAAAGACAGGTTCTGTAGGCTCGAAAACTATTGCCATTGCTGGATTAGGATTGTTAACATTAGGCGGATACTTATTGTTTAAGAACCGTAAAACAGGTAAACATGTTGCGATTGCACTATTAGTTGCAGGAGGTGTAGGAGTTTCTAGTCCGGTTCTTGCCAATTCAACTACCTTCCTTGACTTGGTTGAAAATGTAACCCTTCAACTTAATTCTCGCTTCACTTATAAACCAGCAACAGATACTTGTTGGGAATATGTTGGATACTACCCAGAAATCGCATCTGTACCTGCAGAAACACCTACAAGTCCAAATACTCTAACCTCAGCAGATTTGAAAGCTGAGTCACAGGAGAACAAAGGGAAGGTAACAGTTTACTATGTTGACGAAAACGGAAACACAATAGCTGATTCCAAAGAGCTAGTAAATTCAGTTGTTTCCACCACTTATCGTACTAAAGTGACAATCAATGGTGTAGAGAAAGTCATAGAAAACACTGTACCTACTGAGGTTGACTATGATACTACTGCACTTAAAGTCGATATTATTTTGTTTAATGATGAAACCTACGAGTTTGTGACTGTTCAAGGTAGTGAAACAGGCAAAGTAGTGGCAGGTGAAACAGAAGTTACCTATGTTTACCGTAAAGTAACTCAACCTGTCGTAACTCGTGAAGAGCTTGATCCAATCCAAGAAATTGGGAAGGTAACAGTTCATTATGTTGATGAGGCTGGCAATAAACTTGCAGATTCGAAAGAATTGGTAAATGCTGTTCTTTCTACAACCTTCCGTACCAAGGTAACCACTGATGGTGTCGAAGAAATTGTAGAAAATAAGGTAGTCAGTGATGCAACTTACAATGCGGTAGCAGTAAAGGCAGCTGTTTTGGAGTTCAATGGTGAAACCTATGAGTTTGTGTCAGTTGAAGGAAATGAAACTGGTAAAGTCGTTGCTGGAGAAACAAATGTAACCTATGTTTACCGTAAAGTGGCTCAACCTGTTGTAACGCGTGAAGAGCTTGATCCAATCCAAGAAACTGGTAAGGTAACAGTTCATTATGTCGATGAGGCTGGCAATAAGCTTGCAGATTCGAAAGAATTGGTAAATGCCATCATTTCAACAACCTTCCGTACCAAGGTAACCACTGACGGTGTTGAAGAAATTAAAGAAAATACAGTAGCTAGCGATGCTACGTACAACGCAGCCTCAGTTAAGGCAACTAGCTTGGAATACAATGGTGAAACCTATGAATATGTGGCTGTTCAAGGTACCGAAACAGGCAAAGTTGTGGCAGGTGAAACGGTGGTTACCTATGTTTACCGCAAAGTGAGTCAACCTGTTGTAACCCGTAAAGAACTCGAGCCCCTTCTTGAAACTGGTACAGTAAATGTACACTTTTCTGATGAGGAAGGTAAGGTTCTGGCACCATCAAAAGTTCTAGTAAACACGATTGTAAGCTTCACTGAACGGACCGAAACAATTACTGATGGAATCTCAAATATTGAAGAAACCAAGCGTGAAACCAATGCAAGCTACGATGCAAGCAATCTAAGACCAGATCGTATCGAGTTTGAAGGTGCATTATACGAATATACTTCTGTCAATGGAGCGGTATCTGGTAAGGTCTTACCGGGTGAAAACCATGTAACGTACATCTATCGCAAAGTACCGAATACGACTGTAGTAACAACACGAGAAATCAAGGGTAAAGTTATTACTCGCTATATCGATGAAGTGACAGGTCAAGAAATTCTTCCTGAAACCATTGTAAAAGAAGGGGTTATTGCCCTTGAGAAGACGACGGTAACTAAGGATGCCTTGGGCAATACTGTAGACACCCAAATTTCGAGTACTCCTGCTAGCTTTGACTACAGTACTGAAGCAGATAAGATTGTCAAAGAGGTAGAGATTGCTAAGAAGCGGACTGTTGCAACACATTGGATTAACCCTGACCCTGAGAACATGCAAACTGGCCTTGTTGAAAATAATGCAGCTCAAGGTTTATTAGATAGTGTGACTAGCCGTGTTCGTATCTATTCTCCAAGCAATCCAGGGGATCCTGACAATATTGCTGAAACACTGGATCACGTTCGCAAGGAAGGATTTGATGAATCTTCTCAAAATATTGAAGAAATTGGAAGAGGTAATAATACTACCATATATGGTACGAGGGATTATACAGATTATAGATATTCCTATACAAGACCATCTAGAGCTATCGTACCTGAAGCTGAATATGAATTCAGTCGTGTGGTTGGAGAAGAAGTGGGATCTAGTAATCAAGAAGTACAGACCATCACCTATTATTACAGGCCAAAAGTTGTAGAAGTTAAACCAATTATCCAAAAAATTGAACCAGAAGTACTACCAGTAGAATCCGTCAAACCTGCCAATACCGTAGAAGAGAGCAAGCGAGAGATTACTGGTAAAGTCATAACACGCTATGTAGATGAAAGTACTGGTCAAGAAATTTTGACAGGTTCAACTGTTGCTGAAGGGGTTGTAGCAATCGAAACAACCACCACAACCAAGGACTACAAAGGCAATGTAATAGATACACAGGTGACTACAGAGTCTACGAATCTTCAATACGATACTACTGCTGATAAGGTTTTAAACAATGCACGGATAGCCACTATGAGGGTTGCGCCACTAGAAGCTCTTAACACCCTGACAGGCCTAACAAGTCCGATTGAAAACGGAAAAGCAACAGTTGCGGCAGAAACCTTAGATGTGTATATTCCGCTGACCGGTTCTCAGTTGGATGGTAAATTCCTAAGCGACCGCTATGCAAGTGAGAGAGGCTTTGATAGTTCAACTGCTCAACTAGTTGAATCCGAAGCTGTCACAATGGATTTAAGCTCAACTGCGCAAAAAGCCCTTCTTATCCCTAACATAGTGACCCAAGAAGGTGTTGTTACTCCTGAGCTAGAGATTGCTAATGGTCAAGTCTATTATGTCCAGCACTATGTTTATACCAAACCAGTTGATCTTGAAGAAAACCCTGTACCGTATGAATTCACCAGGGTTGATACAGCTGAAACTGGTACAGTTGCGGAAGGCGTAACTGTAGTAACTTACTATTACAAACGAGTTAGTCTCTCTGTAGCTCCGCGGTCAAATTCGATAAATATCTACTTTTCACATACAACCGTGAAAGCTTAG